The proteins below are encoded in one region of Corynebacterium felinum:
- a CDS encoding GntP family permease: MALALFGIVLSLFVLMGLAYRGHSVVLVAPIAAFVALIFSGAPLLATYTQIFMPALGKFIVSFFPLFLAGAIFGKLMTSSGLAVDLARGITKLFGPKRAMLSTVIATALLTYGGVSAWVVAFSIVPIAVELFRSAGIPRRLMPAALGLGTITFALAALPGSPQVHNVIPTKYFGTNSYAAPGIGLVAAVAMFVLGMAWLEFRIRRLNEAPASGKGSVTAAMIAAENADHDESHSHNAHSTASEGNVAVRGFLGLLPIVVVISMNYLFVYVISKKLDFSYLAEEKFGGVKLDQVIGVWSVVVGLATAIILIFLMKFNEIARLFNELSDGAKNAVLPVFTTASEVGYGAVVASLTAFAAVKEGIFSISENALAVSTMSAAVISGITGSSSGGLSITLAAFGEELKNMAIAQGIDLEIMHRLTAMASVSFDSLPHNGAILTMLIVCGMTHRQSYKDVAVVTVIIPLVVMLVTLGGVLAFA, translated from the coding sequence ATGGCCCTAGCACTTTTTGGCATCGTGCTTTCCTTGTTCGTCTTGATGGGACTGGCATATCGAGGACACTCCGTTGTTCTCGTAGCACCCATCGCCGCATTCGTTGCCCTGATTTTCTCTGGAGCACCACTGCTGGCAACATACACCCAAATATTCATGCCAGCGCTTGGAAAATTCATCGTCAGCTTCTTCCCGCTTTTTCTTGCGGGAGCAATATTCGGCAAACTCATGACATCCTCCGGCCTTGCAGTTGACCTAGCACGCGGAATCACCAAACTCTTCGGCCCCAAACGAGCAATGCTCTCAACTGTCATTGCGACAGCACTACTCACCTACGGGGGAGTCTCAGCATGGGTCGTCGCCTTTAGTATCGTCCCTATCGCAGTCGAACTCTTCCGCTCAGCAGGAATCCCACGACGTCTCATGCCCGCAGCACTCGGACTCGGAACAATCACATTCGCACTCGCGGCCCTGCCTGGATCTCCACAAGTCCACAACGTCATCCCCACAAAATACTTCGGCACAAATTCTTACGCCGCGCCGGGTATTGGTTTAGTTGCGGCCGTGGCCATGTTTGTGCTGGGAATGGCGTGGCTTGAATTTCGAATTCGCCGACTCAACGAAGCTCCTGCATCAGGAAAAGGCTCGGTAACGGCTGCAATGATTGCTGCTGAAAACGCCGATCATGATGAATCTCATTCGCATAATGCACACAGCACGGCTTCCGAAGGTAATGTCGCTGTGCGTGGTTTTTTGGGTTTACTCCCTATCGTTGTGGTGATTTCAATGAACTATTTGTTCGTATACGTCATTTCAAAGAAACTTGATTTCTCTTACCTGGCAGAAGAGAAATTCGGTGGAGTCAAACTTGATCAAGTAATTGGTGTGTGGTCCGTTGTGGTAGGTCTTGCAACCGCGATCATTTTGATATTCCTGATGAAGTTTAACGAAATCGCGCGATTGTTCAACGAGCTTTCTGATGGTGCAAAGAATGCAGTTTTACCGGTTTTCACCACAGCTTCAGAGGTAGGCTACGGTGCAGTAGTCGCGTCGCTGACTGCATTCGCTGCTGTTAAAGAAGGTATTTTTTCCATTTCGGAGAATGCACTGGCAGTATCGACCATGTCAGCAGCCGTTATTTCAGGTATTACCGGATCTAGCTCGGGTGGTTTGTCTATTACGCTAGCGGCATTCGGTGAAGAGTTAAAGAATATGGCAATTGCTCAAGGCATTGATCTTGAGATCATGCACCGACTTACCGCCATGGCGTCGGTCTCTTTTGATTCCCTCCCGCATAACGGTGCCATCTTGACGATGCTGATTGTGTGTGGAATGACCCATCGACAAAGCTACAAAGATGTTGCAGTGGTTACTGTTATCATCCCGCTTGTAGTCATGCTTGTCACTCTTGGTGGAGTGCTCGCATTCGCATAA
- a CDS encoding GAP family protein, giving the protein MLHAVTYALLDSLNVLLIGVVVAIGVMLPRTAKYPKIATLLIAGDWMGVFILALATMFVFDGIGEPIKQLVESPAFGIILIVVGLMSIGMTIRGGDTTAITNKLLPPLQTPTVKTFAAGFVLGLVQSATSAPFFAGIAVLSAGDFSVATRYVGMIFYASLALSLPFATAVMVGMVRKQPNSAVGRGFEAMRSNKERVNKVAGYIVGVVLVLMGALHL; this is encoded by the coding sequence ATGCTTCATGCAGTTACGTATGCGTTGCTCGATTCTCTCAATGTGTTATTGATCGGAGTTGTTGTAGCAATTGGCGTCATGCTTCCACGTACTGCCAAATATCCCAAGATTGCCACGCTGCTGATTGCCGGTGACTGGATGGGCGTATTTATCCTTGCGCTGGCAACAATGTTTGTTTTTGATGGAATTGGTGAACCGATCAAACAGCTGGTGGAATCGCCAGCTTTTGGGATTATCCTGATCGTTGTTGGTCTGATGAGCATTGGCATGACGATTCGTGGTGGGGATACCACCGCGATCACAAACAAATTACTGCCGCCGTTACAAACCCCTACTGTGAAAACTTTCGCTGCGGGTTTTGTACTCGGTCTCGTGCAATCGGCGACCTCGGCCCCATTTTTTGCCGGTATTGCTGTTTTGAGCGCTGGTGATTTTTCAGTGGCTACCCGCTATGTGGGCATGATTTTTTACGCGTCACTTGCACTTTCGCTGCCGTTTGCGACCGCAGTCATGGTGGGAATGGTTCGTAAGCAGCCAAACTCAGCCGTTGGTCGTGGTTTTGAGGCGATGCGATCGAACAAAGAACGAGTAAATAAGGTTGCAGGCTATATCGTCGGTGTTGTTTTAGTTCTTATGGGAGCGCTTCACCTTTAG
- a CDS encoding LysE/ArgO family amino acid transporter, giving the protein MLSALVTGFTATLALIAAIGAQSSYVLRQGILREHAVLAASVCVIVDVLFIAVGVAGVGALIQSIPWLLTVFRILGAIYLLWLASHSFRRFYRPQTLGEMDPKLRRPAPQVLKDMLAITLLNPGMYVDLMLIAALANAFESNRWWYYVGGIGASATWFYGIATAGVLLTPLLRGRRAWQLLELFTGCVMVFVAWHLCLPLLTSH; this is encoded by the coding sequence ATGCTTTCTGCACTCGTAACTGGGTTTACCGCCACCTTGGCTCTCATTGCGGCTATTGGCGCCCAATCCTCCTACGTACTCCGCCAAGGCATTCTGCGCGAACACGCAGTTTTAGCAGCATCCGTCTGCGTCATCGTCGATGTACTCTTCATCGCAGTCGGCGTCGCAGGGGTAGGTGCGCTTATCCAATCGATTCCTTGGTTGCTCACTGTGTTCCGAATTCTCGGTGCCATCTACCTTCTTTGGCTTGCCTCACACTCGTTCCGCAGATTTTATCGGCCCCAAACACTCGGGGAGATGGATCCGAAACTCCGACGCCCAGCACCTCAAGTGCTCAAAGACATGCTGGCGATCACCTTGCTCAACCCAGGAATGTATGTTGATCTCATGCTTATCGCAGCACTCGCGAACGCCTTCGAAAGCAACCGTTGGTGGTACTACGTTGGTGGAATTGGAGCTTCCGCCACGTGGTTCTATGGAATCGCAACGGCAGGTGTACTTCTTACCCCACTTTTGCGTGGACGACGTGCATGGCAGCTCCTTGAATTATTCACCGGCTGCGTCATGGTGTTCGTCGCATGGCATCTTTGTTTACCACTGTTGACAAGCCACTAG
- a CDS encoding TetR/AcrR family transcriptional regulator, translated as MTGIRESKKAATRRAMASAAAEIASSSGIEAMSVAAITHKAGVSQRTFHNYFPVKEDAVVEFVIECVDDLLTTVDATNNPTVTSLVEAAVLVHLDVPDEQLNSFYSLRALRKQFNLHARDRYVIKTKQLRQVVLERVAQLYPDLPPLAVHAQLAGAVAVANTALRYYFIYHHSDGPDKAKELVTEAFNQLRS; from the coding sequence ATGACTGGTATTCGTGAATCGAAGAAAGCTGCAACACGCCGAGCGATGGCTTCGGCTGCTGCTGAAATTGCTAGTAGTTCGGGTATCGAAGCAATGAGCGTCGCCGCGATCACTCACAAGGCCGGTGTTTCCCAACGAACTTTTCATAACTATTTCCCAGTCAAAGAAGATGCCGTCGTCGAGTTTGTGATCGAGTGCGTAGATGATCTTTTGACCACAGTGGACGCCACAAATAACCCTACGGTGACCTCCTTGGTTGAGGCTGCAGTTTTGGTGCACTTAGACGTACCAGATGAGCAGTTGAATTCGTTTTATTCCCTTCGCGCTCTTCGCAAACAGTTTAATCTCCACGCACGTGATCGCTATGTGATCAAGACCAAGCAGCTACGTCAAGTAGTCCTTGAAAGAGTTGCCCAGCTGTATCCCGATTTACCCCCGCTAGCAGTGCATGCCCAACTAGCCGGTGCGGTTGCTGTTGCAAATACTGCATTGCGTTACTATTTCATTTACCACCATTCTGATGGCCCAGACAAGGCTAAAGAACTAGTCACCGAAGCCTTCAACCAGCTCCGTTCCTGA
- a CDS encoding bifunctional proline dehydrogenase/L-glutamate gamma-semialdehyde dehydrogenase, giving the protein MATDAYTPVSNASDLDGVVDAAVARANEWLRLTHEDSNKKEAAATEQLAALVRDEDGIAFTMGFVDRVARPVDNAVASKELSKLASPVRGKKLPSFIGQVDKTMVAAGSLAAPLLPNVVMPLARKRLRQMVGHLVLDAEGKALNAKLDEAKERGYQLNLNLLGEAVLGEQEAKNRLERTRQLLQNPRVTYASIKASSVCAQLNPWDIEGNTQRLKDRLRPLYREAKKRTPHAFINLDMEEYKDLHLTIKLFTELMMEDEFLDLEAGIVLQAYLPDTFEALVELADFASRRRQAGGAKIKIRLVKGANLSMERVDAQLHDWPQAPYLTKEDVDANYIRLLDYIMQKEHADNVRIGVASHNLFTVALAVELAAVRGVEQQLDIEMLQGMAPAQARAVHKVVGGLILYTPVVHAEDFDVAVSYLVRRLEENGEKQNFLHALFSPGSEPMADQQQRFRDAVAARWSTFAGPNRTQNRLVESGAQSGTLPGRFVGEPDTDPSLAHNRQWAQEALASDPGTVSSPRISDVEVIDAAVSQAVKQSESWSALSGEQRAEVLTQMGHELARDRGTLLTVMAHESGKTVAEADPELSEAIDFAMYYAQSARQLDQAHSKFTPFKVVVVTPPWNFPVAIPLGGVFAALAAGAAVIIKPAPQVVRCAEVALAAIHRACDAAGVDRDIVQLVNADEADAGRALVSHPDVDSVILTGASETARLFRSWKPTMVLNAETSGKNAIIVTPSADPDLAVADVYRSAFGHAGQKCSAASLVILVGSVGKSQRFLDQLIDATKTLKVGYGTDISTTMNGLIEPPGEKLLRGLTTLEPGERWLVKPEKLNEEGTLWSPGIRDNVQPGSWYHTHECFGPVLGIMRADSLEEAIEFQNSTGFGLTGGLHSLDEEEIEYWTQHVEVGNAYVNRGITGAIVERQSFGGWKDSAIGTGAKAGGPNYVAQQGRWEDGDLSQIPPTSLEPKIKRALLAACSSAELSQEDQQWLHAAMHLDALAWREEFGVEHDRTALVCESNVFRYRPLLQPLEIRIGSDAQLRDIVRLSLAAELTGSPIRFSAAPEIATDLAAQGITVDSVGGLDFLDEIRHSSGLRIRTVGSVDDAVYAAAAESNSVVIDGPVLADGRRELLSFLMEQAVATTRHRFGVINKH; this is encoded by the coding sequence ATGGCTACTGATGCCTATACCCCCGTTTCCAATGCCTCCGATCTTGATGGAGTTGTCGATGCCGCAGTTGCTCGCGCGAATGAATGGCTTCGTTTAACCCACGAAGATTCTAATAAGAAGGAGGCTGCGGCTACTGAACAGCTGGCAGCATTGGTGCGAGACGAAGATGGCATTGCTTTTACGATGGGCTTTGTTGATCGTGTCGCACGTCCTGTTGATAATGCAGTGGCTTCTAAAGAATTATCGAAATTGGCTTCGCCTGTGCGCGGAAAGAAGTTGCCAAGCTTCATTGGCCAAGTCGATAAAACGATGGTCGCTGCTGGTTCGCTCGCTGCCCCGCTTCTTCCGAATGTTGTGATGCCGCTGGCGCGTAAGCGTCTGCGACAAATGGTCGGTCATTTGGTTCTTGACGCCGAGGGCAAAGCGTTGAACGCAAAGCTTGATGAGGCAAAAGAGCGTGGCTACCAGTTGAACCTTAATTTGCTCGGTGAAGCTGTGCTCGGGGAGCAGGAGGCGAAGAATCGATTAGAGCGCACGAGGCAGCTGCTTCAGAATCCTCGCGTTACTTATGCCTCGATCAAGGCTTCGAGTGTGTGCGCGCAGTTGAATCCATGGGATATTGAGGGCAATACGCAGCGTTTGAAGGATCGTCTCCGCCCGTTGTATCGGGAAGCAAAGAAGCGTACTCCTCATGCCTTCATCAATTTGGATATGGAGGAGTATAAGGATCTGCATCTAACCATCAAGCTCTTTACCGAGCTGATGATGGAAGATGAGTTTTTGGATCTTGAAGCTGGCATCGTATTGCAGGCCTACTTGCCGGACACGTTTGAGGCGCTCGTTGAGTTAGCGGATTTCGCTTCCCGACGTCGACAAGCTGGCGGCGCAAAGATCAAGATTCGCCTTGTCAAGGGCGCAAATCTCTCCATGGAACGTGTTGATGCGCAGCTGCATGATTGGCCGCAAGCTCCGTATTTAACAAAGGAAGACGTGGACGCCAATTACATCCGCCTGCTCGATTATATTATGCAAAAAGAGCATGCCGATAACGTTCGTATTGGTGTGGCCAGCCATAATTTGTTTACAGTTGCCCTGGCAGTTGAATTGGCTGCGGTGCGGGGTGTTGAGCAACAGCTTGATATTGAAATGTTGCAAGGCATGGCTCCTGCTCAGGCTCGTGCGGTGCACAAGGTTGTTGGTGGCCTAATTCTGTATACCCCAGTGGTGCATGCTGAAGATTTCGATGTGGCTGTTTCCTATTTGGTCCGCCGATTGGAGGAAAACGGGGAGAAGCAGAACTTCTTGCATGCGCTGTTCTCCCCTGGTTCGGAACCCATGGCTGATCAGCAGCAGCGTTTCCGTGACGCGGTGGCTGCTCGGTGGTCTACTTTTGCTGGACCTAACCGTACCCAGAACCGTTTGGTGGAGTCTGGTGCTCAATCGGGTACTTTACCTGGGCGGTTTGTGGGTGAACCGGATACCGATCCATCTCTTGCGCACAACCGTCAGTGGGCGCAGGAGGCATTAGCAAGCGATCCTGGCACTGTTTCGTCACCGCGAATTTCAGATGTCGAAGTTATTGATGCTGCGGTTTCGCAGGCTGTGAAGCAGTCCGAGTCGTGGTCTGCGCTTTCGGGTGAGCAGCGTGCTGAGGTACTTACACAAATGGGTCATGAGCTTGCCCGCGATCGGGGCACGCTTTTAACTGTGATGGCTCACGAGTCGGGTAAGACTGTTGCTGAGGCTGATCCCGAGCTTTCGGAAGCAATCGATTTTGCGATGTATTATGCGCAGTCAGCTCGTCAGCTTGATCAGGCACATTCGAAGTTCACTCCTTTTAAGGTGGTCGTGGTTACCCCGCCGTGGAACTTCCCTGTTGCTATCCCGCTTGGTGGTGTTTTTGCAGCTCTAGCTGCTGGCGCTGCCGTGATTATTAAGCCTGCCCCTCAAGTTGTTCGGTGCGCAGAAGTGGCTTTGGCTGCGATTCATCGTGCGTGCGATGCTGCTGGCGTTGATCGGGATATTGTTCAGCTTGTCAATGCAGATGAAGCTGATGCTGGTCGCGCTTTGGTATCGCATCCGGACGTGGATTCTGTGATCCTTACTGGAGCATCGGAAACTGCTCGCCTTTTCCGTTCGTGGAAACCAACAATGGTGCTGAATGCTGAGACTTCAGGCAAGAATGCCATTATCGTCACCCCGTCTGCTGATCCTGACCTAGCGGTTGCGGATGTGTATCGTAGTGCGTTTGGTCATGCCGGCCAGAAGTGTTCTGCTGCCTCCCTTGTGATTTTGGTTGGTAGTGTCGGAAAGTCGCAGCGTTTCCTCGATCAGCTTATCGACGCCACCAAGACGTTGAAGGTTGGTTACGGTACTGATATTTCCACCACGATGAATGGACTGATTGAGCCACCTGGTGAAAAGCTACTGCGTGGGTTGACCACCCTTGAGCCTGGTGAGCGGTGGCTGGTGAAGCCTGAAAAGTTGAATGAGGAAGGTACACTGTGGAGCCCTGGTATTCGCGATAATGTGCAGCCTGGTTCTTGGTATCACACCCATGAGTGCTTCGGCCCTGTCCTAGGGATTATGCGCGCGGATTCGCTAGAGGAAGCTATTGAGTTCCAGAATTCGACAGGTTTTGGCCTGACCGGTGGCCTCCATTCGTTGGATGAGGAGGAAATTGAGTACTGGACGCAGCATGTGGAAGTCGGAAACGCTTACGTCAACCGTGGTATTACGGGTGCAATCGTCGAGCGGCAATCGTTTGGCGGTTGGAAGGATTCGGCTATCGGTACTGGGGCGAAAGCAGGCGGGCCAAATTATGTGGCCCAACAAGGTCGCTGGGAGGATGGGGATCTCTCCCAGATCCCACCGACGTCTCTTGAACCAAAGATTAAGCGAGCGCTGCTTGCTGCGTGTTCTTCAGCAGAGTTGAGCCAGGAAGACCAACAGTGGCTGCACGCTGCGATGCATTTGGATGCTCTTGCGTGGCGGGAAGAATTTGGTGTAGAGCATGACCGCACCGCGTTGGTGTGCGAGTCCAATGTGTTCCGTTATCGCCCGCTTCTTCAGCCACTTGAGATTCGTATTGGTTCCGATGCTCAGTTGCGCGATATCGTGCGTTTGTCCCTTGCAGCTGAATTGACTGGTTCACCCATTCGTTTCAGTGCTGCACCCGAAATTGCCACAGATCTGGCTGCACAAGGTATTACGGTGGATTCAGTCGGAGGCTTGGACTTCCTTGATGAAATTCGACATTCTTCTGGTCTCCGCATTCGCACGGTAGGTAGTGTTGATGACGCTGTGTATGCTGCTGCTGCGGAATCTAACTCGGTAGTGATTGATGGTCCGGTGCTTGCTGATGGTCGTCGAGAACTCCTCTCCTTCCTTATGGAGCAAGCCGTGGCGACTACTCGCCACCGCTTCGGTGTGATTAATAAACACTAG
- a CDS encoding glyceraldehyde-3-phosphate dehydrogenase: protein MAQDWNEKLESAQKMLPLIGKLHRTNNVVTSVFGRLLIDVTDIDIIKAHRYSRLATDKELSPQDTLPVLEALSDLELGTASIDLGRLAVKYAEVGGDLTEFLKNELAEVIGTGADVESRDVVLYGFGRIGRLLARILISREAAYGSVKLRAVVVRKNGDKDLQKRASLLRRDSVHGAFNGTITVDEENNVIWANGTKIQVIYSNDPASVDYTEYGINDAIVVDNTGRWRDREGLSQHLQSKGVSRVILTAPGKGDLKNVVYGINHTDITDEDAIITAASCTTNAITPVLKVINDHYGVKYGHVETVHSFTNDQNLIDNFHKGERRGRAAGLNMVLTETGAAKAVSKALPELEGKLTGNAIRVPTPDVSMAVLNLTLEKETTRDEINKLMDQVALHSNLRQQIAYIHSPEVVSTDFVGTTHAGIVDGLATIANGNHLVLYVWYDNEFGYSNQVVRIVEEVTGARPKVLPARIDQREL from the coding sequence ATGGCTCAGGACTGGAACGAAAAACTCGAATCCGCCCAGAAGATGCTCCCTTTGATCGGCAAGCTGCACCGCACCAACAACGTGGTCACTTCCGTTTTTGGCCGCCTGCTTATTGATGTCACCGACATTGACATCATCAAAGCCCACCGCTACTCGCGCCTCGCTACTGATAAGGAACTGTCCCCACAAGACACCCTTCCGGTTTTGGAGGCGCTTTCTGATTTAGAGCTGGGTACGGCGTCCATCGACTTGGGGCGTTTGGCCGTCAAGTACGCTGAGGTGGGTGGCGATCTCACCGAATTCCTGAAGAACGAGTTGGCTGAAGTTATCGGCACTGGCGCTGACGTTGAATCTCGCGACGTCGTCCTCTACGGCTTCGGTCGCATTGGTCGCCTGCTTGCCCGTATTCTCATTTCGCGTGAGGCTGCCTATGGCTCCGTGAAGCTGCGTGCTGTTGTCGTGCGCAAGAATGGCGACAAAGACCTCCAGAAGCGCGCGTCTTTGCTACGCCGCGACTCAGTACACGGCGCTTTCAACGGCACCATCACGGTCGACGAAGAAAATAACGTGATTTGGGCTAACGGAACCAAGATCCAGGTCATTTACTCCAACGACCCAGCATCTGTCGATTACACCGAATACGGCATCAACGATGCAATTGTGGTGGACAACACCGGCCGTTGGCGTGATCGTGAGGGTCTGAGCCAGCACTTGCAGTCAAAGGGTGTATCCCGCGTAATTCTTACTGCCCCTGGTAAGGGGGACTTGAAGAATGTTGTTTATGGTATCAACCACACCGACATTACTGATGAAGATGCGATCATCACCGCCGCATCGTGCACTACCAACGCAATCACCCCTGTGCTCAAGGTAATCAACGATCACTACGGCGTGAAGTATGGACATGTGGAAACTGTTCACTCATTCACCAACGACCAGAACCTGATCGATAACTTCCACAAGGGTGAGCGTCGTGGACGCGCAGCCGGCTTAAACATGGTTTTGACCGAAACTGGTGCTGCAAAGGCTGTGTCTAAGGCTCTTCCTGAGCTGGAAGGAAAGCTCACCGGCAACGCTATTCGCGTTCCTACCCCAGATGTTTCCATGGCAGTTTTGAACCTGACCTTGGAAAAGGAAACCACCCGCGATGAGATCAACAAGCTGATGGATCAGGTTGCGTTGCATTCCAACCTGCGCCAACAGATCGCCTACATTCACTCCCCTGAGGTAGTCTCCACCGACTTCGTTGGTACTACTCACGCAGGCATTGTTGATGGTCTGGCAACCATTGCAAATGGAAATCACCTTGTTCTCTACGTGTGGTACGACAACGAATTTGGTTACTCCAACCAAGTTGTCCGCATTGTTGAAGAAGTAACGGGTGCTCGCCCAAAGGTTCTTCCTGCGCGTATCGACCAGCGTGAGCTGTAA